The DNA region AGTACCATGATGATTCGAAGAACGTGTCCATCGTATCGCTCTCGCGCTTGGCGGGACCGCCGCATTTCGGGCACGTCGTGTTGCTGAAAGTTGGATCGTTGGCGAGCGGCGATCCCTCGCCGGTAATCGGCACGTCCGCCGGCAGCAATACGGGCAGCTGATCGTCCGGCACAGGCTGTTCGCCGCACTTTTCGCAGTAGACGATCGGAATCGGCGTGCCCCAATAGCGCTGTCGCGAGACCAGCCAATCGCGAATGCGGAAGTTCACCTTCGGCTCGCCGGCGCCAATCGTCACGAGCCGCTCAGCGATGGCTTTGCGGGCGCGTTCGCTCGACATGCCGGTGAAATCGCCGCTCGCAACGAGGCGGCCGTCTTCCAAATAGGATTCCGTCAACGGCGCTTGCAGATCGGAACCCGGCGGCGCGACGACCTGCGCTACCGGCAGTCCGTGTTTGCGCGCAAATTCAAAGTCGCGCTGGTCGTGTCCGGGCACGCCCATCACCGCGCCCGTGCCGTACTCCGCGAGCACGTAGTTCGTCACCCAAATCGGCACACGCTCGTGCGAGAGCGGATTGATGGCAAAGGCTCCGGTGAAAACGCCCTGCTTTTCCATCAAACTCGTCCGCTCGAGTTCCGACTTGGAGCGAAGACCTTGCGTGAACTGCTCGACGGTCGCGCGCTGTTTCTTCGTGACGATCTTCGGCACCGCCGGGTGCTCGGGCGCTACGGCGAGATACGTCACGCCGAAGAGCGTGTCAAGCCGCGTCGTAAACACAGCGATCCGTTCGTCGGAGTTTTCGACGGCGAACGCGAACTGCGCGCCCTCGCTGCGCCCGATCCAGTTGCGCTGCATCGTGCGCGTGCGCTCCGGCCATCCCTCCAGCTTCTCGAGATCGTTCAGCAGGCGTTCCGCATAATCGGTGATCTTCAAGAACCACTGCGAGAGGTTGCGCCGCTCGACCAAGGTTTCGCAGCGCCAGCAGCGTCCGTCGATGACCTGCTCGTTGGCCAGCACGGTGCGATCGTGCGGACACCAGTTGACGGGCGCTTCGCGTTTATACGCCAGGCCGTGCTCGTACAGCCGCAAGAATAGCCATTGATTCCAGCGGTAGTACTCGGGATCGCAGGTGGCAATTTCGCGCGACCAGTCGTAACTGGTACCGATCAAGCGTACTTGGCGCTCCATGTTAACGATATTGGCGTGCGTCCACTTCGACGGGTCGGCTCCGCGCGCAATTGCCGCATTCTCCGCGGGCAAGCCGAAGGCGTCCCAGCCCATCGGGTGGATGACGTTGTAATCGAGCATACGCATCATGCGTGCGATCGAATCGCCGAGCGTATAATTCTTCGCGTGTCCGATGTGCAGATCGCCCGACGGGTACGGAAGCATGACGAGCACGTAGTATTTTTGACGCGCGGGATCTTCGCGCGCGCGAAAGATGCCCTGCTCCTCCCAGCGCTGCTGCCACTTGCGTTCGACGGATCGAAAATCGTACGGTTCGGCCATCGGAAAGGCTCTTATAGAGCCGCCGAGCGCACCAACCCTTTCCATCCGCGCCCGATCGCGTGAATGTGCGGTGTGAAAGCTTGGGCGATCCTCGCGGCGGGCGCGATCCTGGTGGGGCTCGCGTTTCTGCATCCGGCGCCCGCGCCGGTGGCGGCGATCGCGCCGGTCCGGCCGGCAGCTGCACCCGCGACGGCTCACCCGCACCCGGCTGCGACGCTGCTCGTTGTGTATCTTGCAGGCGAGCTGCGCCGGCCCGGTCTGTACCGCGTCCGGTCCGGCTCGCGCGCGAACGATGCCGTTTTGCAAGCCGGCGGGTTTCTCTCACAAGCCGATGCCGCGGCGGTCAATCTCGCGCAGCCGGTCCAAGACGGCGAAGAGATTCGCGTTCCCAAGCTGGGTGAGTGTTCGAGCGCCGCGAAGAAACGCGCACCTCGCGCCAAGCGAGCGCGCGCACGCGCCCCGGACATTCCTCTTGCAAGCATCGATCTGAATGCGGCTGATGCGGCCGACTTGGCGCGTCTGCCCGGACTGGGTGAAACGCTGGCGGCGCGCATCGTCGCGTATCGTTCGCAGAACGGCGCGTTTGCGTCGGTGGACGAACTTGCGGACGTCTCCGGCATGACGCAGCGGCGCATTGATGCGATTGCGCAGTACGTCATTGTAAAGTAGCAAGAGAGCACTACTCCGCAGCGAACGCCGAAACGATGGAGCGCGCGCTGCCGCCGCGAGAGACGTTGCCGGCGGTTATCCGGCGGGCCTTGTCATATCCGCGCGACGCGGCGCTGTCGGAACGCGTGGACGGCGTGTGGACAGCAACGTCGTCGCAGCGGTTGCTCGAACGGGTCGAGAATCTCGCATGCGCGATTCGCGCGAGCGGATTGCAGAGCGGCGATCGCGTTGCGCTGATGGCGAAAAATTGCGTTGACTGGATAGTCGCGGATTTCGCAATACTCTTCGCCGGCTGCGTGGTCGTGCCGATCTTTCCGACGCAGGCGCCGGACCAGGTTGCCTATATCTTGCGTGACTCCGAGGCGAAACTCGTTTTCGTCGATACGCCCCAAGCCGCGCAGACCGTCCGAGCGTTAACCGATGTCCCGGTTACGATCTTTCAAAGCGCGGGCGCTGATTCGCTCGAGGCGCTGGAGACGCAAGGCGCGCAAGCTCGCGCGAGCAACGAGAATCAGCCGGCCGAGTGGGAACGCGCGTTAAACCCGGACGATATGGCCGTGCTGATCTACACCTCGGGCACCACCGGCGAGCCTAAGGGCGTGATGCTCTCGCATTACAACATCGCATTCAATATGGAGTCGTCGTTCAGCTACGCGTTCGATCTGCTGCCGAAGGGCTCCGACGTGCTCTCCGTCCTGCCGTTCTCACACATCTACGAGCACACGATCCTGTACGGTTACATGACGCGGCGCATGCGCCATCACATTGCGCGCGACGCCGAAAACCTGTTGGCAGATCTGCGCGACGTGCGTCCGGTAACGATGACGGCGGTGCCGCGCCTTTTCGAACGCGTGATCGCGCGCATCATCGGCGTCGCTAAAGAAGAAGGCGGGCTGCGCGCCAAACTCGTGCCGTGGGCGCTCGGCATCGGGCGCGACTACATGAGCGCGCGAACGCGCGGCGTGCGCCCCAGCGCCGCACTATCGCTGCAATACCGGATCGCGCATATGCTGGTGCTGCGCAAAATTCGTCCACGGCTCGGCTTGGACCGGCTGGTGTATTTCGTCAGCGGCTCCGCGCCGCTGCATTTCGACGTGGCGATGACGATGCTCGGCTGCGGGATTCCAATTGTCGAAGGATATGGTCCGACGGAATGCTCGCCGGTCGTTTCAGTAAACACGCTGCCTGAAAACCGGTACGGCACGGTCGGCAGAGCGATTCCGGGTGTAGAGATTGCGATTGCGCCCGACGGAGAAATCTTGGTGGGGGGACCCGGCGTGATGCTCGGCTACTATAAGAAGGAAACCGCGTCCGCGCAAGCGTTACGCGACGGCTGGTACCACACCGGCGACGTCGGCCAAGTGGATGCGGATGGTTTTCTGCGGATAACCGATCGCAAGAACGAGCTGTTCAAGACGTCGGGCGGCAAGTTCATCGCGCCGGCGCGCGTGGAGTCGGCGATCAAGCGGTCCATCTACGTCAACCAGGCGTTTATCTTGGGGGAGGGGCGGGCGCATCCGGTCGGGTTAATTTCTCCGAACTGGCAGTTGGTGCGCAGCGAACTCGGCATCGCGAACGATGTCGCCGCCGGAGTTCTGGCCGAGCGCGACGACGTGGTCGCATTCATGACGAAGCAAGTGCGCGAGAACACGGCGGACCTGGCGCCTTTCGAGCAAGTGCGCCGTATCGCGCTTCTGCCGCGCGACCTGACGATAGAAGACGGCGAGCT from Candidatus Rubrimentiphilum sp. includes:
- a CDS encoding helix-hairpin-helix domain-containing protein, with the protein product MKAWAILAAGAILVGLAFLHPAPAPVAAIAPVRPAAAPATAHPHPAATLLVVYLAGELRRPGLYRVRSGSRANDAVLQAGGFLSQADAAAVNLAQPVQDGEEIRVPKLGECSSAAKKRAPRAKRARARAPDIPLASIDLNAADAADLARLPGLGETLAARIVAYRSQNGAFASVDELADVSGMTQRRIDAIAQYVIVK
- a CDS encoding long-chain fatty acid--CoA ligase; translation: MERALPPRETLPAVIRRALSYPRDAALSERVDGVWTATSSQRLLERVENLACAIRASGLQSGDRVALMAKNCVDWIVADFAILFAGCVVVPIFPTQAPDQVAYILRDSEAKLVFVDTPQAAQTVRALTDVPVTIFQSAGADSLEALETQGAQARASNENQPAEWERALNPDDMAVLIYTSGTTGEPKGVMLSHYNIAFNMESSFSYAFDLLPKGSDVLSVLPFSHIYEHTILYGYMTRRMRHHIARDAENLLADLRDVRPVTMTAVPRLFERVIARIIGVAKEEGGLRAKLVPWALGIGRDYMSARTRGVRPSAALSLQYRIAHMLVLRKIRPRLGLDRLVYFVSGSAPLHFDVAMTMLGCGIPIVEGYGPTECSPVVSVNTLPENRYGTVGRAIPGVEIAIAPDGEILVGGPGVMLGYYKKETASAQALRDGWYHTGDVGQVDADGFLRITDRKNELFKTSGGKFIAPARVESAIKRSIYVNQAFILGEGRAHPVGLISPNWQLVRSELGIANDVAAGVLAERDDVVAFMTKQVRENTADLAPFEQVRRIALLPRDLTIEDGELSPTLKVRRRIVEQRYAAPIGRLYT
- the leuS gene encoding leucine--tRNA ligase codes for the protein MAEPYDFRSVERKWQQRWEEQGIFRAREDPARQKYYVLVMLPYPSGDLHIGHAKNYTLGDSIARMMRMLDYNVIHPMGWDAFGLPAENAAIARGADPSKWTHANIVNMERQVRLIGTSYDWSREIATCDPEYYRWNQWLFLRLYEHGLAYKREAPVNWCPHDRTVLANEQVIDGRCWRCETLVERRNLSQWFLKITDYAERLLNDLEKLEGWPERTRTMQRNWIGRSEGAQFAFAVENSDERIAVFTTRLDTLFGVTYLAVAPEHPAVPKIVTKKQRATVEQFTQGLRSKSELERTSLMEKQGVFTGAFAINPLSHERVPIWVTNYVLAEYGTGAVMGVPGHDQRDFEFARKHGLPVAQVVAPPGSDLQAPLTESYLEDGRLVASGDFTGMSSERARKAIAERLVTIGAGEPKVNFRIRDWLVSRQRYWGTPIPIVYCEKCGEQPVPDDQLPVLLPADVPITGEGSPLANDPTFSNTTCPKCGGPAKRESDTMDTFFESSWYYLRYLDPHNDRAPWDPAKANYWMPIDQYIGGAEHAVLHLLYSRFFYKFFHDRGWVSGADEPITRLFHQGFVLYNGEKMSKSRGNVIGIDEVVDKRGVDAMRLFLLYVTPPEDTSDWTDEGINGRVRFVNRVWRACEPFLDRAKEANVGDLPDAQSAEEKVLLRAVHVAAKSAVDETLSRRFHYNTTIAKLDEYVNALTALEQEAPESPLVAYAVRALPLIMAPFAPHLADELWERMGHTTSVHLERYFEPNESAMALETITLVVQVNGKIRARLEVAPGISKDEAFALALEQAPVQAQLDGKEVRKRIFVADKLLNIVA